In a genomic window of Urocitellus parryii isolate mUroPar1 chromosome 11, mUroPar1.hap1, whole genome shotgun sequence:
- the Tmem275 gene encoding transmembrane protein 275 produces MPPTKKKKSKGPVAPAPSGRAQGRLPGLPSPALCCACGLCVLLAGVNVTLVGAFASFLPGHNVPLIVGPVLLVLALGFFAACCVCSRRGPALRTRSLEAAARGQNGGRAGPVALEMESSERTAQDTTAVQLSPAASAASSGRSSPGPGPGLFSLDAPSPTAVCVPRPEGSQLNLPRELSAS; encoded by the coding sequence ATGCCgcccacaaagaaaaagaagagcaagggACCTGTGGCTCCCGCGCCCTCCGGCCGTGCCCAGGGCCGGTTGCCAGGCCTACCGTCACCCGCGCTGTGCTGCGCCTGCGGTCTGTGCGTGCTGCTGGCGGGTGTGAACGTGACGCTAGTGGGTGCGTTCGCCTCCTTCCTGCCAGGGCACAATGTGCCACTGATCGTAGGACCGGTGCTGCTAGTGCTGGCGCTCGGTTTTTTCGCAGCCTGCTGCGTGTGTAGCCGCCGAGGCCCTGCGCTCCGTACGCGCTCCTTGGAAGCGGCGGCCCGGGGCCAGAATGGCGGGCGCGCGGGGCCAGTGGCGCTGGAGATGGAAAGCAGCGAGCGCACGGCGCAGGACACCACGGCCGTACAGCTCAGCCCCGCTGCCTCGGCCGCGTCCTCTGGCCGCTCCAGCCCGGGCCCGGGCCCCGGCCTCTTCAGCCTGGACGCGCCCTCACCCACAGCAGTTTGTGTGCCGCGCCCCGAAGGGTCGCAGCTCAACCTGCCCCGGGAGCTGTCCGCCTCCTAG